Genomic segment of bacterium:
GCGCGCCAAATCTTATCTTCTATCACTTTTTTATTTTCTTTTATCATTAGTGTCCTGGCATTCTCCTCATAACCAACAACTTGTTTTACTACAGATTCAATATTATTTATTATGTCCTCTTCGCTATATCCCAGAGTAACCTGATTAGATATTTGAAAGAAATTTCCATATGCCTCAGTCCCCTCTCCATAAAGCCCTCTAATTGCAATACCCAGCTTAGCAACCGCTTGCAGGACCTTTCCTATTTGTTTGGTAATTACTAATGCAGGCAGATGAATCAAAACCGAGGCTCGCATGCCTGTTCCAACATTAGTAGGACACGATGTTAGATATCCCCACGTCTTAGAAAAGGCAAATTCCACTTGTGATTCAAGCTCTAATGTTGCCTGATTGATCAATCTCCAGCTATCTAACAGTTGTAAACCGGGCTGTATGCATTGAAGCCTCAAATGATCTTCCTCATTAACCATTATACTAATTATCTCTTTATCACTTACTACCAATATCTGCTCTGATTTTGGCTTTCCGAACTCCTGACTTATAAGGTGCTTTTCCACCAGAAACTGGATATCTATATCTGTTAAATCCGACATATCTATAATTAAGGTGTTTTTTAAATACTTACTATTCTTTATAGCTTTCTCTGTCTTTGATATTACTTCTCTGAGCTGCTCCTTATTAGCGCGGTTAGGAAAAGGTATCAGATCATAATTCCTTGCAAGTCTCACTCGGCTGCTTACAACTATGTCTGATAGAGGACCTTCCTTTTGCAGCCAACTGGCAATCTGTCCAACCAACTTGGTAATAGACATCATTCCTTAATTCCTTTTTCCAGCTTTCTTATCTGATCTCTAATCTCTGCCGCCCTCTCAAACGCTTCTTGCTGGATAGCCCCCTCCATTTCCATCTTCAGCTTTTCGATCTTTGATAAAGTCTGAACTTCCTTAGCATGCTTAGGCGGTACAACACTGCCAACATGTTTTGTGCTTCCATGAATCCTCTTTATTAGCGGTTCCAGTTCAGTTTGAAACGCTTTATAGCATCTGCTGCAGCCAAAACGCCCTGTCTTTCTAAAATCTGAAAATAGAAGACCGCAATTATCACACTTTAGATTTTCCTTTCCTTCTTCTGTTTCTACAAAACCTGCAAACCCTTTAACCAAATCTGCCATGGAAAAATTCCCGGATTGATCTATTATCTCTTTCTGCCTGGCACAATCCTCACACAGATGCAGCTCTACTGCTTCATTATTGAGTATCTCCGTATAATGAACCGTTGCCCTCTGTTCCCTGCAAATCTGACAGAACATGCTAACTCTTCTCCTGATTTTTTCCCAAAGACTTTGTCGAATCTAGTTCATCATTTAAGAAAGTCATTATTCCGAGCTTATTAGCCCACTTTTTCATATACTTCATATCCAGCTTTCCTTTTTGAGAGATAAGAATTTCTCTTATGTCGTCTATATCTTTGCCCCGTCCTGCTAATAACTTGTAAAGGACTAAATCCTCTGCTGAAATAATAGGTATTTTCCTGCCAGAGAGCTTAATCTCCTTCCGACGAGATAAAGCTGTTCTCTGATATTCCCCTGAAGCCAGAAAAAGATCTACATAAATTCTACGATTCTTTACTGAAGATGCAAGAGTAATAAAAGCTGATTTCTGTATTGTCTTCACAGGGTTTCTTTTATCATAAGTGAAGCTTTGCTTGCTTGCTTCCAAAAGAAACTTACCACTCTCAGAGCTGGAAATTCCTATAACTGCATCTATATCATATGTGGTTCGCGGTTCTCCCCATACGCTAACAGCTATGCCTCCCATAAACATTACCGAAACGTGTGCCTTCAAGGCTATTTTCAATATTTTATCTAATATGTTAAGAAGGTTTTTCTGAATCATACTGTAATTCCTCTTAAAATTTTCTCATTGACCTGATGATGTTCCTTACTCAATTTTTCCAAACGTGCCAGAGCCCCTTCTTCCGGTGAAATTTCAGGATTGGTCAGCCTAATTCCTTCCTTCATTAATTCAAATGAAAACTCACATAACTCCAGCCATGCCTTAACTTTGTCCTCTTTCGATTTCCATTCCTGTCTATGGCGCATTTTACTTCTCTCCAATAAATTTCTTGAACTTGTTTATTAGAAGCGCTGTGATTTTTCCAGGCTTTCCGTTTCCTATCTCCCTTCCATCAACTTTTACCACAGGAATAAGCTCAGCTGCCGTTCCGCTCAAGAAGCATTCATCAGAAGTATATACTTCATATCTTGAAAAAATAAGTTCTTTAACCCTCAATCCTTCTTGTTCAGCAAGCTTTATAACTATCCTCCTTGTAATTCCGTCTAATGCGCCAATGGATGTAGGCGGAGTGACAAGAGTATCATTTCTATATATGAATATATTATCCCCGCTGCATTCAACAACATTGCCAGAGGAATTCAGCATTAGCGCTTCGTTAGCACCAGCATTTACCGCTTCAATCTTGGCAAGAATATTATTCAGATAATTCATGGATTTTATCTGAGGATTCAGAGCGCTGACAGGTGTTCTTTGCGTAGATGCAGTTATGATTTCCATTCCTTTCCTATAAAGTTCTATTGGATAAAGAGCTATTTTGTTAACAATGATAACAATCGATGACTTAAGACACGTTTTTGGGTCAATACCCAGATCCCCTACGCCTCTTGTTATTATCAGCCTTATGTACCCACTCTTTAATCCGTTAACTTTATTAGCTTGCATAACAGCCTTCCCCAATTCTGTCTTTGATAATGGTATTTTTAATCTAATTGCCTTTGCAGAATCATAAAGCCTGTTTATATGTTCATCCAGCATAAAGATATTGCCATTATAGATCCTGATCCCCTCAAAAACTCCGTCTCCATACAAAAATCCATGATCATATACAGAAATATTGGCCTTTGACGTTGGAAAGAATTTTCCATCAATATAAACTTGCATAATAAAACCCCCTTCGTAGTTTTTTAAAATCCGAAATTCTAAATCCGAAACTCGAAACAAATTCTAAATTCAAATTTTTGAAATTCAAAACACCGTTTTGAGCATTTGTATTTTTGTCATTTGATATTGTTTCGTATTTCGTGCTTAGTGCTTCGAATTTAATTAGGTATCCTATCATATCAACAAAAAATTGTCTATAAGTCGTGTTTCGCCTATACGACAAGCGATTATAATTAAATTAGTTTTTGAAATCTCGGAAACAAGTGAAAAATCTTCAGAATTGACTATGCCCACATAATCCAAGTGCGCCAATCTCTCTTTTTTTACCACACTCATCATGCATTCTAACACATTATCAGATTTCTTTTCTCCGTTCTTTATCATTCCCTCTGCTCCCTGTAAAGATCTGTATAATACCAGTGCTGCCTTTCTTTCCTTAGAAGACAAATATTTGTTCCTTGAACTCATTGCCAAACCATCCTTTTCTCTAACAGTGGGCAGAACAACAATACTCACGTTAAAATTCAGGTCTTTTACCATTCTTTTAATAATTGCGACTTGCTGAGCATCTTTTTGGCCAAAATAAGCAATGTCAGGGTCTACAATGTTGAAAAGTTTCCCAACAATAGTGCATACTCCTCTAAAATGCGCAGGTCTTGTTTTCCCTTCCCAGATTTTATCCATATTTTCAACACTAATAACGGTGGAAAAACCTTTAGCATAGATATGCTTCGTATCTGGATAAAAAATAACATCCACTCCTGCCCTTTCTGCTAGTTTCCTGTCCGTATCAAAATCTCTCGGGTATTTTTTGAAATCTTCTCCTGGGGCAAACTGCATTGGATTCACAAATATACTCATAACTACAATATCACAATCCCTTCTTGCGCTATGTATAAGACTCAAATGCCCATTGTGAAGATACCCCATTGTTGGAACAAGACCAATGCTTTTATTATGGATTTTTACTCCCTTGGATAATTGCTGCATGTCCTGAACAGTCTTAACAATCTTCATTTGTAACTATGCTCTTTATCCGGGAACTTTCCTGCAGTTACATCTTTTTTATAGCCTTCAATTGCTTTTGCGATCTGTTCTGCCAAATTAGCATACTGTTTAACGAATTTCGGAACATGTCCTGTTTTTAAGCCCAGCATATCATGTGTCACCAATATCTGTCCGTCACAGTATGGCCCTGCTCCAATCCCAATAGTTGGAATATGAAGTTTCTTTGTTATATCCCTTGCGAGTGTATACGGAACACATTCAAGGACAATGGCAAAAACCCCTGTTTTCTCAAGCAGCAAAGCATCTTCAATGAGTCTTTTAGCTTTTTCGGGGGCCCTTCCTTGAACCCTGTATCCTCCAATCTGATGAATTGATTGAGGGGTCAGACCTATATGACCCAACACTGGAATCCCTGCTTGAACAATCCTATATACAGCATCTTTTATCTGCTTCCCTCCTTCCAGTTTAACGGCCTCAGCACCTGCTTCTTTTATAAATCTACCAGCATTTTCAACAGCTTGCTTCTGATCTGCCTGATACGACATAAATGGCATATCTGCAACAAGTAACGAATCCGGATTAGCTCTTGATACGGCTTTGGTATGATGTATCATTTCATCCATTGTTACAGGTATAGTATCCTTGTATCCGAGAATTATAGATGAAAGTGAATCACCAACAAGAATCAAATCAATATCTACCTGATTAATAATTGTTGTCATCCAATAATTGTAAGAAGTAAGCGCAACAATTCTTTTTACTCCTTTCATGTCTTGAATCACCGTAGCCGTTTTCTTCATCACATTATCCTTATAAATGTTACATTTTTGTAAATATATCTGAGGAAACAGGTTTATAGTATTGAGTGCCTCCTCGCATGTCCTTTATCGTTTTAATTAAATCGCTAAGGTCTATCTTACTATTAACAAAATCTATCCGGTCTGTATCCACAAAAAGCAACGGGCTGTCTTTATATAGAAAAAAGAAATGGTTATATGCCTTATTAAGATCTTCTATATATGTCTGGGAAATTCCAATTTCGGATTGCTTTCCTCTGTTTTTTATGCGTTGAATTAAAACTGAGGTAGATGCTTGAAGGTATATCACTAAATCAGGCGCAGGAATCCTCTTAGCCAGCAGAGGTTCAAGATGATTATACAATACCAATTCATCCTCATTAAGATTAAGATACGCAAATATTCTATCCTTCGCGAATAAATAATCACACACAACAGCCCTTTTGAAAAGTTCTCGTTGCAATATTTTTTGCTGCTGGCTATATCTTGAGAGAAGAAAGAAAATCTGAGTTTGAAAGGCATATTCTTCTGCATTACCATAAAATTTCTCCAGAAATGGATTTTCTTCACTTCTCTCAAGAACCAGTTTCCCATTAATCTCTTTTGACAGCTCTCTAGCAAGAGAAGTCTTCCCTACACCAATAGTGCCTTCAACAACAATATACTTTCCTTCTAACATTTACCCTATTTTCCTAACAATCTGTTCTTCTGTTATCTCATCCAGCAACTGTTTCACAGACTTTCCAAGAACAGGATGTATAAAATTCCCGATAATCTCAGCTAAAGGAGCCAGCACAAATACTCTTTTATGCGCTTGAGGATGAGGAATTTTCAAAACCTGTTCATTCAAAACAATGTCCTTAAAAAAAATTATATCTATATCTATTTCCCGAGGACCCCAAACAAAGGAATGCTCTCTTCCTATAGAAAGCTCAATATCTTTAATGATCTTCAATAAGTTTTTAGGCTCAATATCTGTCTCAACTTCAACTGCGCAATTCAAAAACCACGGCTGTTTCTCTATGCCAACGGGACTTGTTTTATAAAATGAAGAACACTTCTTGACCTCAATCTGCTGGCTTTGAGACAACAGGCGAATAGCTTCCTGAATATTTGCCTTGCGATTTCCCATATTTGAACCAAGGCTTAAATATACACACATTTTAAATTCCAAAAACACTTTAGTATTAAGTCATAAGGATTAAGAATTAAGTAAAGGCATCATATACTACAAACTTAATCCTTAGAGCGAAGCGTCTTAATCCTTAATCCTATTTAACACATCTTTCATATCATAAAGTCCTGCTCTTTGGGTGCTGATAAATTTTATCGCTTTAATAACTCCTTGTGCAAATGTATCTCTCGTGGTAGCGATATGCTTTAGTTCTATTCTTTCGCCAGTTCCTCCAAATATAACTGTATGCTCTCCAACTATATCGCCTGCTCTAACAGCATGTATTCCAATCTCATTTTGCTTTTTTTCTCCAACGAATCCTCTTCTGCCATAGACAGCCACATCCTCAAGCTGTCTACCTTTCACTTTTGAAATAATTTCAGCAAGAGTTTTTGCTGTGCCGCTTGGAGCATCCTTCTTAAATCTATGATGAGCCTCTATAATCTCCACGTCATATTCATCTCCTAATATGCTTGACGCTTGCTCAACAAGTTTACACAAAAGATTAACACCAACACTCAT
This window contains:
- the panC gene encoding pantoate--beta-alanine ligase — translated: MKIVKTVQDMQQLSKGVKIHNKSIGLVPTMGYLHNGHLSLIHSARRDCDIVVMSIFVNPMQFAPGEDFKKYPRDFDTDRKLAERAGVDVIFYPDTKHIYAKGFSTVISVENMDKIWEGKTRPAHFRGVCTIVGKLFNIVDPDIAYFGQKDAQQVAIIKRMVKDLNFNVSIVVLPTVREKDGLAMSSRNKYLSSKERKAALVLYRSLQGAEGMIKNGEKKSDNVLECMMSVVKKERLAHLDYVGIVNSEDFSLVSEISKTNLIIIACRIGETRLIDNFLLI
- the panB gene encoding 3-methyl-2-oxobutanoate hydroxymethyltransferase; protein product: MKKTATVIQDMKGVKRIVALTSYNYWMTTIINQVDIDLILVGDSLSSIILGYKDTIPVTMDEMIHHTKAVSRANPDSLLVADMPFMSYQADQKQAVENAGRFIKEAGAEAVKLEGGKQIKDAVYRIVQAGIPVLGHIGLTPQSIHQIGGYRVQGRAPEKAKRLIEDALLLEKTGVFAIVLECVPYTLARDITKKLHIPTIGIGAGPYCDGQILVTHDMLGLKTGHVPKFVKQYANLAEQIAKAIEGYKKDVTAGKFPDKEHSYK
- a CDS encoding nucleotidyltransferase, with protein sequence MIQKNLLNILDKILKIALKAHVSVMFMGGIAVSVWGEPRTTYDIDAVIGISSSESGKFLLEASKQSFTYDKRNPVKTIQKSAFITLASSVKNRRIYVDLFLASGEYQRTALSRRKEIKLSGRKIPIISAEDLVLYKLLAGRGKDIDDIREILISQKGKLDMKYMKKWANKLGIMTFLNDELDSTKSLGKNQEKS
- a CDS encoding deoxynucleoside kinase, which gives rise to MLEGKYIVVEGTIGVGKTSLARELSKEINGKLVLERSEENPFLEKFYGNAEEYAFQTQIFFLLSRYSQQQKILQRELFKRAVVCDYLFAKDRIFAYLNLNEDELVLYNHLEPLLAKRIPAPDLVIYLQASTSVLIQRIKNRGKQSEIGISQTYIEDLNKAYNHFFFLYKDSPLLFVDTDRIDFVNSKIDLSDLIKTIKDMRGGTQYYKPVSSDIFTKM
- a CDS encoding UvrB/UvrC motif-containing protein; protein product: MFCQICREQRATVHYTEILNNEAVELHLCEDCARQKEIIDQSGNFSMADLVKGFAGFVETEEGKENLKCDNCGLLFSDFRKTGRFGCSRCYKAFQTELEPLIKRIHGSTKHVGSVVPPKHAKEVQTLSKIEKLKMEMEGAIQQEAFERAAEIRDQIRKLEKGIKE
- the ilvE gene encoding branched-chain-amino-acid transaminase produces the protein MQVYIDGKFFPTSKANISVYDHGFLYGDGVFEGIRIYNGNIFMLDEHINRLYDSAKAIRLKIPLSKTELGKAVMQANKVNGLKSGYIRLIITRGVGDLGIDPKTCLKSSIVIIVNKIALYPIELYRKGMEIITASTQRTPVSALNPQIKSMNYLNNILAKIEAVNAGANEALMLNSSGNVVECSGDNIFIYRNDTLVTPPTSIGALDGITRRIVIKLAEQEGLRVKELIFSRYEVYTSDECFLSGTAAELIPVVKVDGREIGNGKPGKITALLINKFKKFIGEK
- the dapB gene encoding 4-hydroxy-tetrahydrodipicolinate reductase — translated: MINVIVNGACGRMGRRIINLLSIQKDLHLCGAVEILSHSDIGKDVGVIAGIDKSGVKVSSCIKDVIKDADVVVDFSSTDGVLASASACAKYKKALIVGTTGLGVEALSEIRNISHIVACLVSSNMSVGVNLLCKLVEQASSILGDEYDVEIIEAHHRFKKDAPSGTAKTLAEIISKVKGRQLEDVAVYGRRGFVGEKKQNEIGIHAVRAGDIVGEHTVIFGGTGERIELKHIATTRDTFAQGVIKAIKFISTQRAGLYDMKDVLNRIKD
- a CDS encoding protein arginine kinase; the protein is MSITKLVGQIASWLQKEGPLSDIVVSSRVRLARNYDLIPFPNRANKEQLREVISKTEKAIKNSKYLKNTLIIDMSDLTDIDIQFLVEKHLISQEFGKPKSEQILVVSDKEIISIMVNEEDHLRLQCIQPGLQLLDSWRLINQATLELESQVEFAFSKTWGYLTSCPTNVGTGMRASVLIHLPALVITKQIGKVLQAVAKLGIAIRGLYGEGTEAYGNFFQISNQVTLGYSEEDIINNIESVVKQVVGYEENARTLMIKENKKVIEDKIWRAYGTLSNVRIIDFQETLDMLSLLRLGIGLKIIDKIDRILVNRMFIITQPAYLQKLEGRKLEPYERDIARANLIRGNLEKGENKDV
- the folK gene encoding 2-amino-4-hydroxy-6-hydroxymethyldihydropteridine diphosphokinase, which encodes MCVYLSLGSNMGNRKANIQEAIRLLSQSQQIEVKKCSSFYKTSPVGIEKQPWFLNCAVEVETDIEPKNLLKIIKDIELSIGREHSFVWGPREIDIDIIFFKDIVLNEQVLKIPHPQAHKRVFVLAPLAEIIGNFIHPVLGKSVKQLLDEITEEQIVRKIG